Genomic segment of Providencia sneebia DSM 19967:
ATCATGTCAGAATTTGAAGAAATGATGTTCGCAGAAATCGCACCTGAGAACCGTCCCCCGGTCCTTTGGGTGCAGCATCAAGATAAAGGGCGACTAGAACTTAATTATCTTACATTCAACGCATTAGCAGATAAAAGAGCATACAAAACATACTATCACTATGCAGATAAAAAACTATTTAACGCATTTTGTGAAGTTGTTAATTATGAGAATAATATTAGCTCAGTTATAGACGTAGAAAATCACAAAGAAAGAAATAAGCTAATTAATACTTTAAATAATAAAATACCAAAACACAAAAAAGATATAGTAAATAAATTACAGGAAGAAATAATAGCGAAAATATCAATCGAAGAAATAAACAACAGAAAAGAATTAATTGATTTTTTAACTAAAGAGAAAAATATAATTATAAATCGTACAGGTGATAATTATATATCTATTAAATTTAGCGAAGAAGATAAGCCTGTAAGGTTAAAAGGAGATATCTATGAACAGAGCAGAGATTACAAAACTTATAACGAAGAATCAAGAATCGATCACAGAGCAGATCGAGAGTACGTTAAAAACGCACTCAGAGAGCACACGAGCGTTTTTGACGCAGAGCTTAGCAAAAGAACAAGTAGAAATAAAAAACGCTTTAAAAGAACACAGAACGAAAATAAGAATAGCAATGAACAAAACAATAAGAGAACAAATGACATTCAGGATGTTAGATCTGAAATATCAAG
This window contains:
- a CDS encoding mobilization protein A, which encodes MIHKQIGGKNKQRNVKNSLSYLLRKDKIEEQQYIKVLSTTTEQDILNFNEYIQSKNFSHPYTAGVLSFEEKDIDEDLKNKIMSEFEEMMFAEIAPENRPPVLWVQHQDKGRLELNYLTFNALADKRAYKTYYHYADKKLFNAFCEVVNYENNISSVIDVENHKERNKLINTLNNKIPKHKKDIVNKLQEEIIAKISIEEINNRKELIDFLTKEKNIIINRTGDNYISIKFSEEDKPVRLKGDIYEQSRDYKTYNEESRIDHRADREYVKNALREHTSVFDAELSKRTSRNKKRFKRTQNENKNSNEQNNKRTNDIQDVRSEISSNNNSLIRNEFIFLNFNNDFNKENLNNEQNNRSDKTEERTREQRIRSIGSEIENINQEQQSIYSKFEDRSREQQYINEKSKRIRRRIRLSNRYVDRFFRLFFDNIERFKRTQELKKSITQKVSKFFKKQEETQGQQNKIERRRRFKI